A genomic window from Nasonia vitripennis strain AsymCx chromosome 4 unlocalized genomic scaffold, Nvit_psr_1.1 chr4_random0009, whole genome shotgun sequence includes:
- the LOC116417382 gene encoding uncharacterized protein LOC116417382: MTILRDEHPNLRDCDGTIKFCSRVKSLITAMNCRTPANALKPGNAMWKSIESFLQFLEEWEAEAKDKKDNFEFITEQTCYGLKVSLKGALEICNYLVSECNFKYLMTARLNQFYF, encoded by the exons ATGACTATCTTGAGAGATGAACATCCGAATTTACGTGATTGCGACGGAACTATAAAGTTCTGCAGTAGAGTAAAATCTTTGATTACAGCGATGAATTGTAGAACACCAGCAAATGCATTAAAGCCCGGAAACGCCATGTGGAAG aGCATAGAAAGTTTCCTGCAATTTTTAGAAGAATGGGAAGCAGAAGCcaaagataaaaaagataattttgAATTCATCACTGAACAAACGTGCTACGGCTTAAAAGTTTCGTTAAAAGGTGCTCTCGAAATTTGCAACTATCTCGTTAGCGaatgtaattttaaatatttgatgaCAGCGAGACTTAACCAATTTTATTTCtaa